In Phaseolus vulgaris cultivar G19833 chromosome 10, P. vulgaris v2.0, whole genome shotgun sequence, a single genomic region encodes these proteins:
- the LOC137812861 gene encoding uncharacterized protein, with amino-acid sequence MILVVLQRKVTWRAEDEEKVKKNFHTKASHTLSQMFKDARQEGKRPEWIGNNVWNSLQEHWNMAVYRSKCDTAKKNRLSEKGGCLHTGGSINVHEHTIRLTEELGRSVHVDEVFQQTHIRKSTGDFVDDRSRRTHEDFESRLSQALSESQSTSISTSLDPAEEERLRSRCWLETVGGRYKGRVYGIGRVDRQDDCVGRYIQETQSSSSNNKANSEEIVELRQHIERMDARFQNFQNFMMQYLPPEAAAAAQQFFQQPNTPPPTQPNQQSNEVQQHHNNHDEQQNSPGEDYNNY; translated from the exons ATGATTCTTGTTGTTTTGCAGAGGAAGGTCACTTGGAGGGCTGAGGATGAggaaaaagttaagaaaaattTCCATACAAAAGCTTCTCACACCCTTTCACAAATGTTTAAAGATGCTCGCCAAGAAGGTAAACGACCAGAATGGATTGGCAATAATGTTTGGAACAGCCTCCAAGAACACTGGAACATGGCTGTGTATCGATCCAAATGTGATACAGCTAAAAAGAATCGTTTGTCTGAAAAAGGTGGATGTCTGCACACTGGAGGATCTATTAATGTTCATGAACACACTATTCGTTTG ACAGAGGAGCTTGGCCGCTCGGTCCATGTTGATGAAGTGTTTCAACAAACACATATACGGAAGAGCACTGGAGATTTTGTTGATGATAGATCAAGGCGGACTcat gaAGATTTTGAAAGTAGATTGTCTCAAGCATTATCTGAGTCACAATCTACCTCAATATCTACTTCATTAGATCCTGCTGAGGAGGAAAGATTGAGAAGCCGTTGTTGGTTAGAAACTGTAGGTGGAAGGTACAAGGGACGAGTATATGGGATTGGACGTGTTGATCGTCAGGACGACTGTGTTGGTCGCTACATACAAGAAACACAATCATCTTCTAGTAATAACAAGGCTAATTCAGAAGAAATTGTTGAACTTAGGCAGCATATTGAAcgcatggatgcaaggtttcaaaactttcaaaatttcATGATGCAATATCTACCACCTGAGGCAGCAGCTGCAGCACAACAGTTTTTTCAGCAACCAAATACCCCGCCACCAACTCAACCGAATCAGCAGTCAAATGAAGTCCAACAACATCATAATAATCATGATGAACAACAAAATTCACCCGGTgaagattataataattattag
- the LOC137812869 gene encoding uncharacterized protein, translated as MDQFPSNRGWMYDRCYRGRGALKETFILGVEEFITKACQQECYLNDGGIRCPCTKCDCTRILEERLVKVHLYKHGFKSNYWIWSDHGEDMVEGDLDNNDNCMPLEIIGGAHLQSQNDQVRLMEDMVYDAFRQQESFRVPNVDNMEEPPNEETQRFYDLLLDANAPLYKGSSDSKLSMCVRLLACKSNWNIPDQCLEFISKMLLDATPTKIGLPKSYYDAKRLVSKLGLQAKRIDCCVDGCMLFYDNEYGKNDGALLRCKFCHKSRYHHQNTRPSNKKPVPVKAMFYLPIIPRLQRMYASTQTAGQMTWHYDNRSNNGVLRHPCDGEAWKHFDTIYPDFSVEARNVRLGLCSDGFNPYVQASNAPYSCWPIIVTPYNLPPEMCMSKPYMFLSCLIPGPFNPKAGIDVFLEPLIDDLKKLWSGVPTYDISRKENFMMSAMLMWTINDFPAYGMLSGWGTHGKLACPHCMEHSKAFRLHHGGKNSWFDSHRRFLPNDHAFRRNKNAFKKGEVDMDPPPPKFTPTQVWNRVKAYPKVTESGVQRIHGYGEWHNWTKRSIFWDLPYWKDNILRHNLDVMHIEKNFFDNIFNTVMNVTGKTKDNDKARMDLSLYCRRRDLELKSHPNGKMLKPKANYTLATEEIKHVCQWLKDLRMPDGYSSNLARCANVNKGRVLGMKSHDCHVFMECLLPIAFSSLPTHVLNPIIEDDLTRMEQNIPIILCKLERIFPPAFFDSMEHLPVHLAYEAKLGGPVHYRWMYPFERFMGYAKRSVKNKARVEGSICASYLHRETTHFCSHYFNNFMLRPQHCRNEVDIESERLPSILSVFDQPGRHSGRKITRWLTDEELNSAHVHILINCNEVKPYLDSFLHCNEISESHASARLHTDFPLWFRTQVHKDPLNVNNQHLRDLSLGPLRCVKEWHTFFVNGYKFHTHAWSEGKKTINSGVHVKGLTEGGEDDFYGVIQHIYEVEYNSSTSDNKVVLFYCNWFDPSTRGTRVDSKYGIVDIRMDRRYVPFDPFIIAHNVRQVYYVPYAASRRDKRGWCVAIKTKPRGRIDSDDVEVEVPYQVDEMSHVNEVIEVERVSGLQDLEAELEEVDINNVSSFEDQIDEETNEWEEDNEEGESEDEYGDDFDISSSE; from the exons ATGGATCAGTTTCCATCAAATCGTGGATGGATGTATGATAGGTGTTATAGAGGAAGAGGTGCTTTGAAAGAGACTTTTATATTGGGAGTTGAAGAGTTTATAACCAAAGCTTGCCAACAAGAATGTTATCTGAATGATGGGGGAATACGATGTCCATGTACTAAGTGTGATTGTACAAGAATTTTGGAGGAAAGACTTGTGAAGGTTCATCTCTACAAACATGGTTTCAAATCTAATTATTGGATTTGGAGTGATCATGGTGAAGACATGGTAGAAGGTGACTTGGATAATAACGATAATTGCATGCCTTTGGAAATAATTGGAGGTGCACACCTTCAGTCACAAAATGACCAAGTTAGGTTGATGGAAGACATGGTGTATGATGCTTTTAGGCAACAAGAGTCATTCCGAGTACCAAATGTAGATAACATGGAAGAGCCTCCGAACGAAGAAACTCAAAGATTTTATGACCTTTTGTTGGATGCAAATGCGCCATTGTATAAAGGGTCATCTGACTCCAAATTATCAATGTGTGTCCGACTATTAGCTTGCAAATCCAATTGGAATATTCCAGACCAATGCTTAGAGtttatttcaaaaatgcttTTAGATGCAACACCTACTAAAATAGGTTTGCCTAAAAGTTATTATGATGCAAAAAGGCTAGTGTCGAAATTGGGATTACAGGCTAAGAGGATTGATTGTTGTGTGGATGGTTGCATGCTCTTCTATGATAACGAATACGGTAAAAATGATGGAGCGTTGCTTCGATGCAAATTTTGTCACAAGTCAAGGTATCATCACCAGAACACCAGACCAAGTAACAAAAAACCAGTTCCTGTAAAAGCAATGTTCTATTTGCCAATAATTCCAAGGTTGCAAAGAATGTATGCTTCAACACAGACTGCGGGACAAATGACATGGCACTATGATAACAGAAGCAATAATGGTGTTTTGCGTCATCCATGTGATGGCGAGGCTTGGAAACACTTTGATACAATATATCCCGATTTTTCTGTGGAGGCACGCAATGTGCGATTAGGTTTATGCTCTGATGGTTTTAATCCATATGTGCAAGCATCAAATGCACCCTATTCATGTTGGCCAATAATTGTGACCCCGTATAATCTTCCTCCCGAAATGTGCATGTCTAAACCTTATATGTTTTTGAGTTGTCTCATACCAGGCCCATTCAATCCAAAGGCTGGTATTGATGTATTTTTGGAGCCCTTGATAGACGACTTGAAGAAATTGTGGAGTGGTGTCCCAACATACGATATTTCAAGGAAAGAGAACTTCATGATGAGCGCAATGTTAATGTGGACGATTAATGATTTTCCTGCATACGGTATGTTGTCTGGTTGGGGAACTCATGGTAAATTAGCATGCCCACATTGCATGGAGCATTCAAAGGCATTTAGATTACATCATGGGGGGAAAAATTCTTGGTTTGACTCGCATCGTAGATTTTTACCAAATGATCATGCATTTAGGAGGAACAAgaatgcattcaagaagggggAAGTTGACATGGATCCTCCACCACCTAAGTTCACACCTACACAAGTTTGGAATAGAGTAAAGGCTTATCCTAAAGTAACTGAGAGTGGTGTGCAAAGAATACATGGTTACGGGGAGTGGCATAACTGGACAAAAAGAAGCATCTTTTGGGATCTTCCATACTGGAAAGACAATATATTAAGACATAATCTTGATGTTATGCATATTGAAAAAAACTTCTTCGATAACATTTTTAATACTGTCATGAATGTGACTGGGAAGACAAAGGACAATGACAAAGCACGAATGGACTTAAGTTTGTATTGTAGGCGAAGAGACTTGGAACTGAAGTCACATCCTAATGGAAAGATGTTGAAGCCAAAAGCAAATTACACACTTGCAACAGAGGAAATTAAACATGTGTGTCAATGGTTAAAAGATCTTAGGATGCCTGATGGATATTCTTCAAATTTGGCTAGATGTGCTAATGTCAATAAGGGAAGGGTGCTTGGTATGAAAAGCCATGATTGTCATGTATTCATGGAATGCCTACTTCCCATAGCATTTAGTTCCTTACCAACTCATGTTCTAAATCCCATTATTGAG GATGATCTTACTAGGATGGAACAAAACATTCCAATAATTCTTTGTAAGTTGGAAAGGATATTTCCCCCGGCATTTTTTGATTCTATGGAACATCTCCCTGTCCATCTAGCATATGAAGCCAAACTTGGTGGACCTGTCCATTATAGGTGGATGTACCCATTTGAAAG ATTCATGGGATATGCTAAACGATCAGTGAAGAATAAGGCTAGGGTAGAAGGATCTATTTGTGCATCTTATTTGCATCGTGAGACAACTCACTTTTGTTCACATTATTTCAACAACTTCATGTTAAGACCACAACATTGTAGAAATGAAGTGGACATTGAAAGTGAAAGGCTTCCATCAATCTTATCTGTATTTGACCAACCTGGACGTCATTCTGGGAGGAAGATCACTCGTTGGTTAACTGATGAAGAATTGAACTCAGCTCATGTTCATATTTTGATCAACTGTAATGAAGTTAAACCATACCTCGA CTCTTTCTTACATTGTAATGAAATTTCCGAATCACATGCCTCGGCTCGTTTACATACAGATTTTCCTTTGTGGTTTAGGACACAA GTTCATAAAGACCCTTTAAATGTGAATAATCAACACTTAAGAGATTTATCACTTGGTCCTTTAAGGTGTGTAAAAGAGTGGCACACCTTCTTTGTGAATGGGTACAAATTCCACACTCATGCATGGAGCGAgggaaagaaaacaataaatagtGGGGTCCATGTAAAGGGTCTTACAGAAGGAGGTGAGGATGATTTCTACGGTGTAATTCAACACATATATGAGGTGGAGTACAATTCTTCGACCTCAGATAACAAAGTTGTATTATTTTACTGTAATTGGTTTGATCCATCAACAAGAGGTACACGAGTGGACTCCAAATATGGTATTGTGGATATTCGAATGGATAGAAGATATGTGCCATTTGATCCTTTTATCATTGCACATAATGTTCGACAAGTTTATTATGTACCATATGCAGCATCACGCAGAGACAAACGTGGCTGGTGTGTTGCAATCAAAACGAAACCCAGAGGTCGTATAGATTCTGATGATGTAGAAGTTGAAGTGCCATACCAAGTTGATGAAATGTCACATGTTAATGAAGTGATTGAAGTTGAAAGGGTTTCAGGATTACAAGATTTAGAGGctgagcttgaagaagttgACATAAACAATGTATCATCATTTGAAGATCAGATAgatgaagaaacaaatgaatGGGAAGAAGACAATGAAGAGGGAGAAAGTGAAGATGAATATGGAGATGACTTTGACATCTCTAGCTCTGAATAG
- the LOC137818313 gene encoding 3-hydroxyisobutyryl-CoA hydrolase 1-like — protein sequence MASLSQGDHQQILVERKLNARVLTLNRPKQLNALSFYMVSRLLEVFSEDEENSDIKLVVVKGNGRSFCAGGDVAAVAREGSKGDWKTGAKFFLTEYKLNYLMATYSKPQVSILNGIVMGGGAGASVHGRFRVVTENTVFAMPETALGLFPDVGATYFLSRLPGFFGEYVGLTGARLDGAEMLACGLATHFVPSSKLSLLEEELCKVEASDPNAVSVIIDKYSEQPFLKDDSVYHRMDVINKCFSRKSIEGIISSLEIETMGKADHWISETVQALKKASPTSLKIFLRLIREVRLLGIGPCLVLEYRTVCHILKGHYSKDFFEGCRAILLDKDRNPKWEPSKLELLSDRDIDRYFTKLEDEEWEDLELPKRFNNLPTYAISKL from the exons ATGGCTTCCCTCTCCCAAGGCGATCACCAACAG ATTCTGGTGGAGCGCAAATTAAATGCGAGAGTTTTGACCCTAAACAGGCCTAAGCAGTTGAATGCCCTCTCTTTTTATATG GTTTCACGGCTGCTTGAAGTTTTTTCTGAGGATGAGGAAAATTCTGATATTAAATTGGTTGTCGTGAAG GGAAATGGAAGGTCTTTTTGTGCTGGTGGTGATGTGGCAGCTGTTGCTCGTGAAGGAAGTAAAG GTGACTGGAAGACTGGTGCCAAATTTTTCCTTACTGAATATAAATTGAATTACTTGATGGCAACATATAGTAAGCCCCAG GTTTCCATTCTTAATGGAATTGTTATGGGAGGTGGTGCTGGTGCTTCTGTACATGGAAGATTTCGTGTTGTTACAGAGAATACG GTCTTTGCAATGCCAGAAACTGCTTTGGGTTTATTTCCTGATGTAGGTGCCACATATTTCCTGTCTAGACTGCCTGGCTTTTTTG GAGAATATGTTGGTCTTACAGGTGCTAGGTTGGATGGTGCAGAAATGCTTGCTTGTGGTCTTGCAACACATTTTGTTCCTTCATCG AAATTGTCTTTATTGGAAGAAGAATTATGCAAGGTGGAAGCTAGTGATCCAAATGCAGTGTCTGTAATTATCGATAAGTACTCAGAGCAACCTTTCCTAAAAGATGACAGTGTTTATCACAG GATGGATGTGATCAACAAGTGCTTCTCAAGAAAATCAATTGAGGGAATAATATCTTCTCTT GAGATAGAAACTATGGGTAAGGCTGATCATTGGATTTCTGAAACTGTTCAAGCGTTAAAGAAAGCATCTCCAACAAGCCTGAAAATCTTTCTTAGATTG ATTAGAGAAGTCAGGCTCCTGGGTATTGGTCCATGCCTTGTTCTTGAATATAGAACTGTTTGTCATATTCTCAAAGGACACTACAGCAAGGATTTCTTTGAG GGTTGTAGGGCTATACTGTTAGATAAGGACAGGAACCCAAAG TGGGAACCTTCCAAATTGGAGCTTCTTAGTGATAGAGATATCGACCGTTACTTCACTAAGCTTGAGGATGAAGAATGGGAAGATTTGGAACTTCCTAAAAGGTTTAACAATCTTCCTACATATGCTATTTCAAAGCTTTAA